One part of the Candidatus Omnitrophota bacterium genome encodes these proteins:
- a CDS encoding DUF1622 domain-containing protein, which yields MNKLIIIINEYAIYILQFFAILVIITGVVKAMWIFIGDALIKDKAVKAIRESRLELGHSFSLGLGFLIGASILKSTLTPTWDDIGKLSVIIAIRTILNYFLTREIKSISE from the coding sequence ATGAATAAATTGATTATCATTATTAACGAGTATGCGATTTACATACTCCAGTTCTTCGCTATTCTGGTCATCATAACAGGCGTAGTGAAAGCAATGTGGATTTTTATAGGCGACGCCCTTATAAAAGACAAGGCGGTCAAGGCCATAAGAGAGAGCCGCTTGGAACTGGGCCATTCTTTTTCTCTCGGACTGGGATTTCTTATCGGCGCGAGTATACTTAAAAGCACCCTTACCCCCACATGGGATGATATAGGGAAGTTGAGCGTCATTATCGCCATAAGGACCATACTTAATTACTTCCTGACCAGGGAAATAAAATCCATAAGCGAATAA